Genomic DNA from Mycobacterium stomatepiae:
ATCGCGGCGGTGCGCCGGTCGTTGGCCTGGGTTTGCACCGACTTGGTCACCGACGCAGTGGCGTCGGTGATGACCTGTTCGGCGATCGCGTCGGTGGTCTGGATCGAGCGCAGCAGGTCCGGGTTGTCGACGAGCACGCTGGCCGGATCGGACATGATCGTCATCCGGGTCACCATCTGCTGCTGCAACGTCTTGGCTTCGGGCGAACCCACGCCGAGCACCTGGCTCATCCCGAACAGCGTCGACGGCTCGGTGCCGGCCAGGGTGATCATCGAGGTGCGCAACTGCGGCTCGGGCAGGTCGGCGCCGCGGGTCACCAGGATCTCCTGCATCGTCATCTGGCCGCGGGCCCCGACCGCCCGGCTCAAACCCTGCGCCTGCGCGCGGATCCGCTCGTCGTCCACCCGCACCGAGGCGTTGATGACGTCCTCGGCCGTCAGCAGCAGCGGCGCGTAGGTGGTGACCCGGTCCCGCAAACCGATGCTGTTGTCGGCGACCTTGTCCAGCAGCGATTGACCGCCGTTGAGCAGGGTGCCCACTCCCGAAGACACATCCGGTGTGACGTCGGTGTCCGACAGCCGGGTCTGCAGCTCACCCTTGCGGGCGTCATAGTTCTTCTTGGCGCCCTCGACGTCGCGCCCGGTGGAGTTCGCCAACAGCGCCACGTCCAGCGCCGACATGTATTTGGTGAGCGCGGGTAGCAAGTCGGCGCGCGCGGCGGCCAACCGCAAGCCGCTGTAACTCGATACCGCGGTGTTGACGCGCAGCCCACCGAAAATCGCCACCAGGATCAGCGGAACCAGGACGATCGCTGCGACCTTCCAACCGACCGGCCAGTTGCTCGGCGACCAGGCCGGCGGACGTTTGGCGGGGGCCGCCGGCGGCGCGGCGAACTGGGTGCGTGCCGCCTCGACCGGGATGGCCGGGCGGTTGAACATCGTCATGTGGTCGCGACCGCGCGATCGGCCGCTGCGCCCACACCGCGCATCGAAAGAAACGAGAGGCTCATGAACTTCCTGCTTTTATTCCGCTCCCCCCGCGCCAAGACGCGCGAGCGGTAAACGCGTGGCAATGCGATGAGTATGACAGCCCGCGGCCCGGGTCACCAGAATCGTTGCTGAGCAGACAGCTACCCCCAAGGTGGGCCGGAACACGAGCACGCGAGTCTGGCAAACGATCCGCCGCGCGAAATACTTAGGCGGGCCGCAGGATCGCGACGAGGAAGTCGGAGTCGTCGGTGAACGCTCGCAGATCCCAGGTGGACAACAGCACATCGGGCGCGAATCCGGCGGCCGCCGCGTGGTCGAGGAACTCGGCGAACGCGTAGTCGCGGCCGGCGCCGAAGCCGATCACCGCGCGGCCGGCGTCGGCGACATGGGCACGCAGCCTTTCCAGCACCCGGCCCCGGGTGCTCGGGGCGAGAAACGCCATCACGTTGCCGGCGGACACGATCACGTCGAACGGCTCGGCGACGCCGCGCGCGGGCAGGTCGAGTTCGGCGAGGTCGCCGACGAGCCACTGCGGGCCGGGATAGTCGTGCTCGGCCGCCGCGATCAGCGCCGGGTCGACGTCGACCCCGACCACCCGGTGACCGATCGTCGCCAGATACCCGCCCACCCGTCCGGCGCCGCAGCCGGCATCGAGGATGCGGGCACCGCGGACCACCATCGCGTCCACCAGGCGCGCCTCGCCGACAAGATCCTTCCCGTCTCGGGCCATCGAACGGAAGCGCTCGATGTACCAGTCCGAATGTCCGGGATCGGCGGCGACCTTCTGCATCCAGAGGCTCTGCTCGACCATGCCGACCATTATCCCGTCATGGTCATTCGACCACGAAGATCGGGATCGTCCTGGTCGTCCGCGACTGCAACTGGACGTAGACCGGGTAGGCGGCAATCGCGGTCTGCCACCACTCGTCTCGTTCGGCCCCGTGGACTTCGCGTGCTGTCATCTCGAAGACCTTGTCGCCATCCTGCACGGTGACATTCGGGTTGACCTTCACGTTGTGGTACCAGGTCGGGTGCTTGGGGGCTCCCCCGATGGAGCCGACCATCGCGTAGCGGCCGTCCTTTTCCACGCGCATCAGTGGCACGTACCG
This window encodes:
- a CDS encoding class I SAM-dependent methyltransferase encodes the protein MVEQSLWMQKVAADPGHSDWYIERFRSMARDGKDLVGEARLVDAMVVRGARILDAGCGAGRVGGYLATIGHRVVGVDVDPALIAAAEHDYPGPQWLVGDLAELDLPARGVAEPFDVIVSAGNVMAFLAPSTRGRVLERLRAHVADAGRAVIGFGAGRDYAFAEFLDHAAAAGFAPDVLLSTWDLRAFTDDSDFLVAILRPA
- a CDS encoding nitroreductase family deazaflavin-dependent oxidoreductase — encoded protein: MTDQVQLSATDWVREQTEQILQQGTTDGVEIMDRPVVLFTVTGAKTGLKRYVPLMRVEKDGRYAMVGSIGGAPKHPTWYHNVKVNPNVTVQDGDKVFEMTAREVHGAERDEWWQTAIAAYPVYVQLQSRTTRTIPIFVVE